The sequence CGAAGCCAGTTGAAAGGCTTTGGTCATCAACAGTTGCCCGGCTGCAGCCATCACTCCCATTAATCCGAGCCATTTCCACACGGCTTCGGGCAGGGCGTGCCAGTTTAACAGCATGGGAACAAGCGATACGATTGTGGCCAGAAAGGTGAAGTAAAATACGATGCGGGCCGGTGGCTCTGAACCTGAGAGCTTACGGATAGTGCACTTTGTAAAGGCCACCAGGGTGGCACAGATCAGTGCCAGCAGAATAAAGAGGTTCATGTTTTCCCCTTCCGGGCGCAGGATAAAGCCCGCGCCGATAAAGCCCAGGCCGATAGCCATCAGGCTCTTATGGCTGATCAGCTCTTTGAGCCAGATGCGGGCGATAATCGGCACAATAAAAGGTGCCACCAGCAGAGCCATCATCGCCTGCGCCAGCGGAATGTGGGCCAGCACATAGAAAAAACAGTACATGGCAATCAGTCCGGAGGTAGAACGCAACAGGTGCAGACCAAAATGCTCTGTCTTAAGTCCGACTTTGCCCATTCTCAGTATCCAGGGCATCAGCGCAATAAGAGCAAACAGGTTGCGGAAAAATACCAGCTGAAACTGGTTCATATCAGTGCTGAGATGCTTTACCAGTGCACCAATCCCGGCGAACAGCGCTTCGGCAACTATCAGACAAATGGCACCGACAACAACGGGTGAGCCCATGATATTCCGTATGCTTGAAAAAAGAGCGGTATTTTATCAGAAGCCCGTACAGTTATTTAGCGCGTAAAAAGGCCACTTCCATAAATGTGTGTTGGTTGGGAGCGGAAGTGGCCAAGGGAACGCAGTTATTCGTATGTTGCCTGACTGTCGGGATGGTTACTCAGAGCATCTGTTAACCTAGTTGGACGCCTGGCCAGCTTTTGTGAGGCCTGTTGTTGATACTGACGGAAAAAATCTTCTGTTTGCTCATCGATATCACTGCTCAGCAGATGCTCCATCTCCTGCTTAAATTGCAGGTAATGGGTCAGCGCCAGATCGACTTTCTCACTGAAGCTGTAGTGAAAGCTGTATTGCATATACTCATTTGTCTGACTGGCAGACAAGGCGGAAAAACTGCTGCTGGTTAATGCTAGGCTCAGCAACAGGGCTTTGATAGAGATTTTCATAACGGACTCACTGATTAAATTATTGATGACTGCTGTACTATATGTAGCCTTTAACATCTCAAAGGTTGTATTGCTGTTGTAATAATCTGTGTCAGAACACCGCCACAGTTATGTATGCTTACAAACAGAGAAAAAACAGCTGTTTGTCGCCAGAGGCGGTCGTTAATCGTGGTACGATTCGGGCAGTATGAATATGACAAAAAAGACGATGCAAAAATTTGACGTAATGGTGATTGGCGGCAGTATGACCGGCGCTGCAATGGCGCTGGGACTTGCCCGTCAGAACTATTCTGTTGCGGTGGTTGAGCCGCACATGCCGGCTCCCTTTGCCGCAGATTCAGTGCCGGATATCAGAGTTTCGGCTATCAGCGCCGCGTCTCGTACTTTGCTTGAGCAACTGGGCGCCTGGCAAAGCCTTGAGGCGATGCGGGTCTGCCCATACCGGCGTTTATCGGTGTGGGAGGACGGCGCCCGCACGGATTTTACTGCCGAAGATATTCCTGCCCGTCAACTCGGGCATATTATTGAGAACAGCCTGATTCAGCGTGCGCTTTATGAGGTCTTACAACAAAGCAGCCGGGTAAAATGGTTTAATGCCGGATTAGACTGCTTTGTTGAGCAGAATACCAATAATGTAATCCTGACTGATGGCAGTGAAATATCTGCGGCGCTTTTAATTGGCGCAGATGGAGGGCACTCGAAAGTGCGTCAGCAACTGGGTATTGGCATCTGTGGCTGGCAGTATAAGCAACAGGCCCTGGCGGTGAGTGTGAAAACCCATGCTCCGCAGCAGGATATTACCTGGCAACAGTTTGTTCCCAGTGGGCCTATGGCTTTTTTACCCTTGTATGATGGCTATGCCTCGCTGGTATGGTATCACCAGGCGGAGCAGATCCAGTGGCTGAAAGCCTTGTCTGACAGCGATCTCAAAACAGAAATTAAACAGGCATTTCCCGCAGAGCTGATGGATTTTGACATCCTTTCCAGGGCATCTTTCCCGCTGAGCAGACAGCATGCCAGTGAATATGTGACAAACAACGCCGTGTTGATTGGAGACGCTGCCCATACCATTAATCCGCTGGCCGGGCAGGGCCTGAACCTTGGCTTTAAAGATGTTGCCTGTTTAATGACGGAGCTGGAGGATAAAAGCTGGCTGGATAGCGCCCATCAGCTCGGCCAGGCTCTGACTCGCTATGAGCGTAAACGCAGGCCGGATAATCTGCTGATGATGTCGGCCATGGATGTGATCTACAAAACGTTCAGCACCGAAATTCTGCCGGTCACACAGCTGCGCCGCTTAGGTTTAAGGCTGGCTCAGCATGCCGGACCGCTTAAAAAACAGGTGACCCGCTATGCCATGGGTATTTAAGTTGTCAGCGTTGAGGAGGACGTTATCAGCAGACAGCTCTGATAGTCGTTTTTCAAACTATGTGGCGCTCTGATACTCGATGGTTAACAAATTCCATTCTTCGTGCTCTTCGAGCACTTCGTGGTCTGAAAAAAGTCGTTAATCACGAAGAACGCGAAGGGCACGAAGAGGGCAACAGAATGATGCTTTAAAACCCTCCGCGCCTTTGCGCCCCGGCGAGATCTAAAACCAAAAAGCCTGATGAGCTCGCAGAGGCGCGGAGGACGCTGAGGAGGTAAGTTGAAATCGGTCTGCTTATTCAGTCTTCCATAATCTGCGTATAGCGCTCTACCAGAAAATCGATCAGAGCCCTTACTGCAGGTAACATACCCCGGCGGGAGGGAAACACCATATGGATCATTTCCCGGCGTGGCTCCCAGTCCGGCAATATTTTTATCAGTGTACCGGCTTCAAGCTGTTCTCCCAGCATCAGTAAAGGCAACTGAACGATGCCTACCCCGGCAATGGCTGCGCTTCTTAATGCCATCATATCCGTGGTGGTGTAGCGGGGCGTAAAATCAATATGCTGCTTTCGTCCATCTCTATGCTGCAGTACCCACTGGTGCTGTTCCTGCGGCGTGGCACGGCTCATACTGGGCCAGCGGATTAGATCATCCGGGTGTTGTGGCAATCCGTTCTGTAGTTCGATTAGCGCCGGACTGGCGACCAGACACTGACCCCGATCAGACAGAATCCGCAATGCCAGATCACTGTCCTGAAGCGGTAAGGGGCGAACACGCAATGCGATATCCACGCCTTCTGCCATGACATCAACCCGCCTGTTGGTGGCTTCAAGGTAGACTGACACCTGTGGATAGCAGGCCATAAAATCTGCCAGCATCTGACCCACATGAAAATGCAGCAGGCCCACCGGGCAGGTTACTTTAATGCACCCTTTAGGCTCAGCTTTGATACTGTCGATGGTCTCCTGCGCGGCTTCTGCCTCTACCAGCATCGCCTGACAATGCTCATAGTAGCGCTGTCCCACTTCGGTAATCAAAAAGTGTCGGGTTGAGCGCTGAATTAACCGTACTCCAAGACGTTCCTCCAGCGCCGCTATGCGCCGACTTAGCCGCGACTTAGCCACACCCAGCGCCCGCCCAGCAGGGGCGAAACCACCATATTTTACCGCCTGTACGAAATAGTAGAGGTCGTTTAAGTCCTGCATCGTTTTCCCTCTTGTCGTTGCAATATTGCAACGCTGCATCGCGAATTATTAGTCTACTGCATTTTTAAATACAAATATAAGCTTAAGTCATAAGGTATTTATCGGAGCAGCAATGATGAAAAAAGTTCTTGAAGTGCGTGGTAAAGCAGGGCGCCACTGGGTAGGAAACGGCTTTCCGGTGCGCTCAATGTTCTCATATCGCAGCCATCCGCAGGTGCTGAGCCCTTTCTTATTACTGGATCACGCCGGGCCCGCGGAGTTTGCCCCGACAAGGATGCCAAGAGGTGTGGGGCAACATCCGCACCGTGGTTTTGAAACGGTGACAATTGTTTATCAGGGTGAAGTGGCTCACCGCGACAGCACCGGTGAAGGCGGGGTGGTTGGCCCCGGCGACGTTCAGTGGATGACGGCAGGCAGAGGTATTGTGCATGAAGAGTTTCACAGCCCGGGTTTTACGGCCAAAGGTGGCACCCTGGAAATGGTGCAGTTATGGGTTAACTTGCCTGCCAAAGATAAGATGACCACCCCAGCCTATCAGGGCATTCGTGATGAACGGATCCCTTCAGTGCAACTGAATAAAGGGGCCGGCAGTGTCAGGGTGATCGCCGGTGAATATAAAGGTATCGCCGGGCCTGCCAGCACTTTTACGCCCCTTAACCTGTGGGATGTGCAATTAAAGGCTGACAGCCAAAGTCAGTTTTTGCTTCCTGATGGCTGGGGCGCTGGGTTGGCAGTTCTGCAAGGTGAGGTACGGGTCAATGGTGAAACGAAAGCCAGTGGTTCAGAGCTTGTGGTACTCACAGCCGAAGGGCAGGAGATCTCTGTTGAGGCGATGGCCGATACCAGATTGTTGCTGCTCAGCGGTGAACCCATCGATGAACCTGTGGTAGGCCAGGGCCCTTTCGTGATGAACAGTTATGATGAAATCGAACAGGCCTTCCGGGATTTTCAGCGTGGTGATTTCTCTTAAAACATTGATGCCGCTCCGACATTGGCGGCACCGATCCACGGGGCGATTATCGCCCTTTCAATTAGCAAAAGGAGCTAAATATGAGCAATTCCTACAAACGTTTAAACAAAGATGATGCCGCCGTACTATTGGTTGATCACCAGACCGGCTTATTATCGCTGGTGCGGGATATCGATCCTGATCGTTTTAAGAATAATGTACTGGCACTGGCGGATTTGGCGAAGTACTTTGAACTGCCGACGATCCTGACTACCAGTTTTGAAGACGGCCCTAATGGTCCATTAGTGCCGGAGCTAAAAGAGACCTTCGCTGATGCCCCGTTTATTGCCCGCCCTGGACAGATCAATGCCTGGGACAATGATGACTTTGTCAATGCGGTTAAAGCGACAGGTAAAAAGCAACTGATTATCGCCGGAGTAGTGACCGAAGTCTGTGTTGCCTTTCCGACGCTATCGGCGCTGGCTGAAGGCTTTGACGTGTTTGTGGTAACCGATGCGTCCGGTACCTTTAACGAACTGACCAGGGATTCAGCCTGGGATCGTATGTCTTCGGCCGGTGCACAACTGATCACCTGGTTCGGTGTGGCCTGTGAACTGCACCGCGACTGGCGAAATGATGTGGAAGGGCTGGGGCAGTTGTTCTCAAACCATATCCCTGACTATCGCAATCTGATGAACAGTTATGCGACGCTGATGGCAGCAAAGTAGTCGCTGTGTACGGCCAGCTCCGATGGCTGGCCGTTTTCTCGGGTTATACTGCACATCCCCGGCATGTTTTCTTCTATACTTTATTGTTTTTAAAAGCAAAATGGGAGAGAACATGACAACGATAAGAGTCTTGCTGACTTCGCTGCTGAGTTTGCCACTGATGGCAATGGCAAATCCTGTGGCGGACATTCAGGAGTGGACAGTTCCATGGCCTGACACTCGCCCCCGCGATCCCTATGTTGCAGGCCCTGACCTGATCTGGTTTGTGGGCCAGAAAGCGGATTATGCCGCCACCTTTGTTCCTTCCGACGCTGAATTCAAACGTTATGATCTGCCTGAGGGGGCAGGGCCCCATAATGTTATCGTCGATAAACGTGGCGCCTGGTATGCCGGTAACCGAGACGGCCATATTGGTCTGATTAACCCACAAAACGGCGATATCCGGCGCTTCGAATTGCCGGGTGAGGGGCGCCGCGATGTCCATACTATGGCCTTTACCTCACAGGGGGATATCTGGTTTACTGTTCAACAAGGTAACAAAGTCGGATTTCTGGATACCGAATCTGGGGAATTTACCCTGTACCCTGTAGAAACTGAAGATGCACGGCCTTATGGGCTGGTGGTATATCAGGATCAGCCCTGGATTGTTTACTTTGCCAGTAATGAGGTGGCAACGGTAAAAGACGGCAAATTGAAGGTGTTTCCGTTGCCTCGTAAAAACACCCTGCCACGACGGGTAGCGGTTACCAGTGATGGCTTTGTCTGGTATGTGGACTACGCTGAAGGGTATCTCGGCCGGTTAAATCCGGACAATGGTGAGGTAAAGGAGTGGCTGGCCCCGGCTGCGGCACTATCGCGCCCTTATGCCATGGCGACCGATAAAAAAGGCTGGTTATGGCTGGTGGAAACAGGTGTGCAACCGAATCGTCTGGTTGGATTTAATCCCACCACTGAAATCTTCACCGACCCTGTGGAGATACCGAGTGGCGGCGGGACGGTGCGGCATATGGTGTACGATCCTGACAGCCACAGTCTGTGGTTTGGCACCGATGCTAATACGCTGGGGCAGGCAAGGCTGAACAACTGAACGCAAAAATCATGCAAAGCGTGATGAGAACGGGTTACTGTCCTGTACCTGAACCTCGCTCTCTCATATAGGCCGCCAGTAACCTGGCATCGGCGGATGGACTGTTTTGCAGTGCTGCATAGACCCCTTGCTGATCCTCCTGTTTGCGGTGCTGGCCAAGTTTTTCCTTAGCCTGGATCTCATCAACAACGACTTTAAAGCCTACCACTGCCTGGCGCAGGCGCTGCTGATAGTCAGCAGGCATAATCTCAGGGGTATCCAACAGCGATGGTTCGTATTTTCTGACCAGCTCTTCCATCGCGCTGTGATTTTCATCATCACTGATAAGCTCAATCTTTCCGTAGCAATGCACGGCGGCATAGTTCCAGGTAGGCACGGCAGGCGCTCTAGCATACCAGGAAGGTGAGATATAAGCGTGGGGGCCATTGAAGATCACCAGTACCCGTTGCCCCTGAAGCTCCTTATGATGCGGATTGGCTTTGGCCATATGACCGTAAAGACAACCCTTGTCACCCTCGTCAGAGGTGAATACTAACGGCAGGTGACTGGCGTTGAGATTGTCTGAAATCACAATCCCGAATCCGTGCCCGGCAATAAAATCGGCGATGGCTGAGGGTTCAGCCATCTGCATGTTGTCTGGGATATACATAGAACTTGTACCCGGTACTGTTAAAGGTTGCTGTTATTCAGGGAAGTTATGTTGCCAGCAGGCCATCAGCTTTGGATGCCCGTCCACACGCCGGGCAATGTTATAGACTGCTGGACAATGTTGCGCGAACCAGTCCCGCCCCGGCTGCCAGCGGGTCATAACGCAAAGGTAGATATCCAGTGCCGAAAAGGACCTGTTTGTCGGGAATTGTTCGGTCTGAACAGCTTCCTCAACTATCTTCCACAATCGCGAACGATATTGCCCGACGTTTTTGCTGAAATCTTCCTGAGCGGATTTATCAGTGACAAACCTCGACGGATCATCCTTGTAGGTGAAGGTGGGATAGATGTTGGCGATCAGAAAGACTAACCAGCGCAAAAAGGCACAGCGTTCGGGGCTGTCGGCTGCGGGAACTAACTCGTCACTTTTAGTGATATCGGCAAGATACAGAGTGATTGCTGCACTTTCCGTTATCACCTGACCATCAGGCATCACCAGCGTCGGGATTTGTGCCAGCGGGTTAACCCGGGTTAAACGCTCACGGGCACCGTGAGAACGAAATAAATCGCCAACAGACTCAAATTCAAAGGGCAACTGATACCACTGTAGTTGTGCTTCAATGAGGGCTGATCCCCAGCCTGGCTCTCCAAATAATTTATACATCCGCTGTCCTGCAAATAAAAATTCAATTTTTTAGTCGGGCTTGTTCAGGTTTATTGGCATTGCCACCATCCCAGATATTATCTTCAGTGGCACCCTGG comes from Lacimicrobium alkaliphilum and encodes:
- a CDS encoding DMT family transporter — protein: MGSPVVVGAICLIVAEALFAGIGALVKHLSTDMNQFQLVFFRNLFALIALMPWILRMGKVGLKTEHFGLHLLRSTSGLIAMYCFFYVLAHIPLAQAMMALLVAPFIVPIIARIWLKELISHKSLMAIGLGFIGAGFILRPEGENMNLFILLALICATLVAFTKCTIRKLSGSEPPARIVFYFTFLATIVSLVPMLLNWHALPEAVWKWLGLMGVMAAAGQLLMTKAFQLASPVRIGLLTYSSVFFAALLGYIFWAEPISAGLIGGAVLIIWAANMTLRQRWLW
- a CDS encoding FAD-dependent monooxygenase codes for the protein MTKKTMQKFDVMVIGGSMTGAAMALGLARQNYSVAVVEPHMPAPFAADSVPDIRVSAISAASRTLLEQLGAWQSLEAMRVCPYRRLSVWEDGARTDFTAEDIPARQLGHIIENSLIQRALYEVLQQSSRVKWFNAGLDCFVEQNTNNVILTDGSEISAALLIGADGGHSKVRQQLGIGICGWQYKQQALAVSVKTHAPQQDITWQQFVPSGPMAFLPLYDGYASLVWYHQAEQIQWLKALSDSDLKTEIKQAFPAELMDFDILSRASFPLSRQHASEYVTNNAVLIGDAAHTINPLAGQGLNLGFKDVACLMTELEDKSWLDSAHQLGQALTRYERKRRPDNLLMMSAMDVIYKTFSTEILPVTQLRRLGLRLAQHAGPLKKQVTRYAMGI
- a CDS encoding LysR family transcriptional regulator, producing the protein MQDLNDLYYFVQAVKYGGFAPAGRALGVAKSRLSRRIAALEERLGVRLIQRSTRHFLITEVGQRYYEHCQAMLVEAEAAQETIDSIKAEPKGCIKVTCPVGLLHFHVGQMLADFMACYPQVSVYLEATNRRVDVMAEGVDIALRVRPLPLQDSDLALRILSDRGQCLVASPALIELQNGLPQHPDDLIRWPSMSRATPQEQHQWVLQHRDGRKQHIDFTPRYTTTDMMALRSAAIAGVGIVQLPLLMLGEQLEAGTLIKILPDWEPRREMIHMVFPSRRGMLPAVRALIDFLVERYTQIMED
- a CDS encoding pirin family protein is translated as MMKKVLEVRGKAGRHWVGNGFPVRSMFSYRSHPQVLSPFLLLDHAGPAEFAPTRMPRGVGQHPHRGFETVTIVYQGEVAHRDSTGEGGVVGPGDVQWMTAGRGIVHEEFHSPGFTAKGGTLEMVQLWVNLPAKDKMTTPAYQGIRDERIPSVQLNKGAGSVRVIAGEYKGIAGPASTFTPLNLWDVQLKADSQSQFLLPDGWGAGLAVLQGEVRVNGETKASGSELVVLTAEGQEISVEAMADTRLLLLSGEPIDEPVVGQGPFVMNSYDEIEQAFRDFQRGDFS
- the ycaC gene encoding isochorismate family cysteine hydrolase YcaC; this translates as MSNSYKRLNKDDAAVLLVDHQTGLLSLVRDIDPDRFKNNVLALADLAKYFELPTILTTSFEDGPNGPLVPELKETFADAPFIARPGQINAWDNDDFVNAVKATGKKQLIIAGVVTEVCVAFPTLSALAEGFDVFVVTDASGTFNELTRDSAWDRMSSAGAQLITWFGVACELHRDWRNDVEGLGQLFSNHIPDYRNLMNSYATLMAAK
- a CDS encoding FMN-binding negative transcriptional regulator; translated protein: MYIPDNMQMAEPSAIADFIAGHGFGIVISDNLNASHLPLVFTSDEGDKGCLYGHMAKANPHHKELQGQRVLVIFNGPHAYISPSWYARAPAVPTWNYAAVHCYGKIELISDDENHSAMEELVRKYEPSLLDTPEIMPADYQQRLRQAVVGFKVVVDEIQAKEKLGQHRKQEDQQGVYAALQNSPSADARLLAAYMRERGSGTGQ
- a CDS encoding glutathione S-transferase N-terminal domain-containing protein yields the protein MYKLFGEPGWGSALIEAQLQWYQLPFEFESVGDLFRSHGARERLTRVNPLAQIPTLVMPDGQVITESAAITLYLADITKSDELVPAADSPERCAFLRWLVFLIANIYPTFTYKDDPSRFVTDKSAQEDFSKNVGQYRSRLWKIVEEAVQTEQFPTNRSFSALDIYLCVMTRWQPGRDWFAQHCPAVYNIARRVDGHPKLMACWQHNFPE